Proteins encoded in a region of the Paramagnetospirillum magneticum AMB-1 genome:
- a CDS encoding MerR family transcriptional regulator: MTLQPFNIGGLSRQTGVNIETIRYYEKIGLLPPPARSQGGFRQYEDHHLQRLRFIRRGRDLGFSIDSIRALLTLAERPDSPCEGADQMVLLHLDEVERKIADLTLLRDELRKMKNCCGQVVAQCQIIGSLTAPGSAQQDAI; the protein is encoded by the coding sequence ATGACGCTTCAGCCCTTCAATATCGGCGGCCTCAGCCGGCAGACCGGCGTCAACATCGAAACCATCCGCTATTACGAGAAGATCGGGCTACTGCCGCCGCCGGCACGGAGCCAGGGCGGCTTTCGTCAATATGAGGACCACCATCTTCAGCGGCTCCGCTTCATTCGCCGGGGCCGCGATCTGGGCTTTTCCATCGATTCCATCCGTGCCCTGCTGACTCTGGCCGAACGACCCGATTCCCCGTGCGAAGGTGCCGATCAGATGGTTCTCCTCCATCTTGACGAGGTGGAACGCAAAATTGCCGACCTCACCCTTTTGCGCGACGAATTGCGGAAGATGAAGAATTGCTGCGGACAGGTGGTCGCCCAATGCCAGATCATCGGCTCACTGACCGCCCCCGGCTCCGCACAGCAGGACGCTATATGA
- a CDS encoding heavy metal translocating P-type ATPase produces MSEAKSCCTSKCCGGGASAVLPTAALQPPRPGKSRAFRITGMCCVEEVRTLKAAVGPLAGGDERLSFDLLNGKMIVRADIDADAVIAAVSRTGMGAEPWERTSVAERDKANSSRRLLQAVLAGLSGGAALLGLILDQAVKVPLPAQIAEAVAVAVGLWMVLPKALHAVRSLRPDMNLLMSVAVFGAMALGDWMEAATVSALFALSLALESWSAERARRAIASLMDLTPPMARVKGTDGAESLAAPEDVPVGAVFVVLPGERIPLDGRVLVGESMVDQAPITGESVPVLKSVGTEVFAGTINADGVLEVQNLKPAGETTLAKVARLVEEAQGKRSKVERWVDRFAAIYTPVVLAGAVAVAVLPPLALGLDWSEWIYRSLVLLVISCPCALVISTPLTVVAAMASAARAGVLVKGGEYLETASRLSAIAFDKTGTVTSGRPGVERVMALDGGDEGRILRLAAALEARSTHPLGRAILDHAAAGGIAPTPAESVQSLPGKGMCGVVDGEAVWLGSHRYAMERGAETPAVREAALALAEGGRSVVAVGDAAGVRGLIALSDPIRPEAATALAGLRRAGVGKLIMLTGDNAATGERVAAALGFDLVLAELLPEDKSEAMDDLARQFGTVAMVGDGVNDAPAMARSSLGIAMGAAGTDTAIETSDLALMSDDLTRLAWLIGHSRRMMTVIRQNIGFAITLKAVFMVLAILDIATLWGAIAADMGAALLVAFNGLRLLKAGVTQRSEDGMGLSSSSNTLKQRLA; encoded by the coding sequence ATGTCGGAAGCCAAATCTTGCTGCACCAGCAAATGTTGCGGCGGGGGCGCGTCAGCGGTTCTTCCCACTGCGGCGCTCCAGCCGCCTCGGCCGGGTAAGTCCCGGGCCTTCCGCATCACCGGCATGTGCTGCGTCGAGGAGGTGCGGACGCTGAAGGCGGCCGTCGGCCCGCTGGCCGGGGGGGACGAGCGCCTGAGCTTCGATCTGCTCAACGGCAAGATGATCGTCCGGGCCGATATCGACGCCGACGCGGTGATCGCCGCCGTTTCGCGCACGGGAATGGGGGCGGAGCCGTGGGAACGCACCAGCGTGGCCGAGCGCGACAAGGCCAATTCCTCGCGCCGGTTGCTTCAGGCGGTTCTGGCGGGGCTCAGCGGCGGCGCCGCGCTGCTGGGGCTGATTCTCGACCAGGCGGTCAAAGTGCCGCTCCCCGCCCAGATCGCCGAGGCCGTGGCCGTGGCGGTGGGTTTGTGGATGGTGCTGCCCAAGGCACTGCATGCCGTTCGCTCGCTGCGGCCGGACATGAATTTGTTGATGAGCGTCGCGGTCTTCGGTGCCATGGCACTGGGGGACTGGATGGAGGCGGCTACCGTTTCGGCGCTGTTCGCGCTGTCCCTGGCGCTGGAGAGCTGGAGCGCCGAGCGCGCCCGCCGGGCTATCGCCTCGCTGATGGACCTCACCCCGCCCATGGCGCGGGTAAAGGGAACCGACGGAGCCGAATCCCTGGCGGCGCCAGAGGATGTACCCGTGGGGGCCGTCTTCGTCGTGCTGCCGGGTGAACGCATTCCCCTGGACGGCCGCGTCCTGGTGGGCGAAAGCATGGTGGATCAGGCGCCGATCACCGGGGAAAGCGTGCCGGTGCTGAAAAGCGTGGGCACGGAGGTTTTCGCGGGCACCATCAATGCCGACGGCGTCTTGGAGGTGCAAAACCTTAAGCCGGCCGGTGAAACTACCCTGGCCAAGGTGGCCCGGCTGGTGGAGGAGGCCCAGGGCAAGCGATCCAAGGTGGAGCGCTGGGTCGATCGCTTCGCCGCGATCTATACCCCCGTCGTCCTGGCCGGTGCCGTGGCGGTGGCGGTGCTGCCGCCGCTGGCGCTCGGCCTGGACTGGTCCGAATGGATCTACCGCTCGTTGGTGTTGCTGGTCATTTCATGCCCCTGCGCCCTGGTGATCTCGACGCCGCTGACGGTGGTGGCCGCCATGGCCTCGGCGGCGCGGGCCGGTGTGCTGGTCAAGGGCGGGGAATATCTTGAAACGGCGTCGCGGCTGTCCGCCATCGCCTTCGACAAGACGGGAACCGTGACTTCGGGCCGCCCCGGTGTCGAACGGGTGATGGCGCTGGACGGCGGCGACGAGGGCCGCATCTTGCGGCTTGCGGCGGCGCTGGAGGCGCGCAGCACCCACCCGCTGGGCCGGGCCATCCTCGATCACGCCGCCGCCGGGGGCATTGCTCCGACTCCGGCCGAATCCGTCCAGTCCCTGCCCGGCAAGGGGATGTGCGGGGTCGTCGATGGCGAGGCGGTGTGGCTGGGCTCCCATCGTTACGCGATGGAGCGGGGTGCCGAGACGCCTGCCGTGCGCGAGGCGGCCCTGGCCTTGGCGGAAGGGGGGCGGTCGGTGGTGGCGGTGGGGGATGCCGCCGGGGTACGCGGGCTGATCGCCCTGTCCGATCCCATTCGTCCGGAAGCTGCGACGGCGCTGGCGGGCCTGCGCCGGGCCGGGGTGGGCAAACTGATCATGCTGACCGGAGACAACGCCGCCACCGGCGAGCGGGTAGCCGCTGCCCTGGGCTTCGATCTCGTCCTGGCGGAACTGCTGCCCGAGGACAAAAGCGAGGCCATGGACGATCTCGCCCGGCAATTCGGAACCGTCGCCATGGTGGGAGACGGAGTCAACGACGCCCCCGCCATGGCCCGGTCGTCCCTGGGTATCGCCATGGGGGCCGCCGGAACCGATACCGCCATCGAAACCTCGGATCTGGCGCTGATGTCCGACGATCTGACCAGGTTGGCCTGGCTGATCGGCCATTCCCGCCGGATGATGACGGTCATCCGCCAGAATATCGGTTTCGCCATCACCCTGAAGGCGGTGTTCATGGTGCTGGCGATTTTGGACATCGCGACCCTGTGGGGAGCCATCGCGGCGGATATGGGAGCGGCCCTTCTGGTGGCCTTCAATGGATTGCGCTTGCTGAAGGCCGGCGTTACTCAGAGGTCCGAGGACGGCATGGGCTTATCCTCGTCGTCGAATACCTTGAAACAGAGGCTTGCCTAG
- the dmeF gene encoding CDF family Co(II)/Ni(II) efflux transporter DmeF, with translation MHVHNLSSWQHSHHFQSGLEASAERRTKIVVALTIVMMVAEIAAGTIFNSMALLADGWHMSTHAGALGIAAFAYTFARSHADDQRFTFGTGKVGTLGGFTSAIILCMVALLMVWESANRLMTVQAIAFDEALMVAVIGLVVNVVSAGILGGHGLGDDHDHCGHHHDHDHHRDHHDHNLQAAYIHVLADVLTSVLAIAALLLGKYLGWWWMDPMMGLVGAAVIGKWAWGLMRKTGSVLLDHSDDRELPEEVRAAIEGDADNRLSDLHLWQIGPGHWGAIVSLVTHTPREPGHYKTLLAEVHELSHVTVEVHPCDGASCG, from the coding sequence ATGCATGTTCACAATCTGTCGTCATGGCAACACAGCCACCATTTCCAATCGGGCCTGGAAGCATCCGCCGAACGTCGGACCAAGATCGTGGTGGCTCTGACCATCGTCATGATGGTGGCCGAGATCGCGGCGGGCACGATCTTCAACTCCATGGCACTGCTGGCCGACGGCTGGCATATGTCCACCCATGCCGGGGCCTTGGGAATCGCCGCCTTCGCCTATACCTTCGCCCGCAGTCACGCCGACGACCAGCGCTTTACCTTCGGCACCGGCAAGGTCGGGACGCTGGGCGGCTTTACCAGCGCCATTATCCTTTGCATGGTGGCGCTGCTGATGGTGTGGGAATCGGCAAACCGCCTGATGACGGTCCAAGCCATCGCCTTCGACGAGGCCCTGATGGTCGCCGTCATCGGGTTGGTCGTCAACGTGGTCAGCGCCGGGATTTTGGGCGGACACGGCCTCGGCGACGACCATGATCACTGCGGCCACCACCACGATCACGACCATCATCGCGACCATCACGACCACAATCTCCAGGCCGCCTATATCCATGTCCTGGCAGACGTCCTCACCTCGGTGTTGGCCATCGCCGCCCTGCTGCTGGGGAAATATCTGGGGTGGTGGTGGATGGATCCCATGATGGGATTGGTCGGGGCCGCCGTCATCGGCAAATGGGCCTGGGGCTTGATGCGCAAGACCGGTTCGGTCTTGCTGGATCACAGCGACGACCGGGAGCTGCCGGAGGAAGTCCGCGCCGCCATCGAGGGCGATGCCGACAACCGGCTGTCCGATCTTCATCTCTGGCAGATCGGGCCGGGCCATTGGGGGGCCATCGTCTCGCTGGTGACCCACACCCCGCGCGAGCCGGGCCATTACAAGACGCTGCTGGCCGAGGTTCACGAACTCAGCCATGTCACGGTGGAGGTCCATCCCTGCGACGGGGCGTCTTGCGGCTAA
- a CDS encoding YnfA family protein translates to MWAIPTYLLAAFAEIGGCFAFWAWLRLGKSPFWLAPGMASLALFAWALTRVDADFAGRAYAAYGGIYILSSLVWMWAVEESPPDRWDVLGAAFCLAGALVIIFAPRGE, encoded by the coding sequence ATGTGGGCCATTCCGACATACCTTCTGGCCGCTTTCGCCGAGATCGGCGGTTGCTTCGCGTTCTGGGCCTGGCTCCGGCTGGGCAAATCGCCCTTCTGGCTGGCTCCGGGGATGGCCAGTCTGGCCCTGTTCGCCTGGGCCTTGACCCGGGTCGATGCCGATTTCGCCGGTCGCGCCTATGCGGCCTATGGCGGCATCTACATTTTGTCGTCGTTGGTGTGGATGTGGGCGGTGGAAGAGAGCCCGCCGGACCGGTGGGACGTTCTGGGCGCCGCCTTCTGCCTGGCGGGCGCCCTGGTGATCATTTTCGCCCCCCGCGGCGAGTGA
- the ftsZ gene encoding cell division protein FtsZ: MTIVRPRIVVIGVGGAGGNAVNNMIQSKIEGVEFIIANTDAQALGLSLTERRIQLGGRVTQGLGAGSRPDVGRAAAEESLEDIQDLIGDAHMVFITAGMGGGTGSGAAPVIARAAREQGILTIGVVTKPFHFEGKHRMHTADLGIEALQEELDTLIIIPNQNLFRVATERTTFADAFKMADGVLNSGVRSVTDLVVMPGLINLDFADIRIVMSEMGKAIMGTGEAAGEKRAIDAAEAAISNPLLGDTSIKGAKGVLINITGGMDMTLFEVDSAANRIREEVAAEANIIFGSTFDDALAGKMRVSVVATGIA, translated from the coding sequence ATGACGATAGTCCGTCCGAGAATAGTGGTGATCGGCGTCGGCGGAGCCGGCGGCAACGCCGTCAACAACATGATCCAGTCCAAGATCGAGGGCGTGGAATTCATCATCGCCAATACGGACGCCCAGGCGCTGGGGCTGAGCCTGACCGAGCGACGCATCCAACTCGGCGGCCGGGTCACCCAGGGATTGGGCGCCGGTTCGCGCCCGGACGTGGGCCGCGCCGCCGCGGAAGAAAGTCTCGAAGACATCCAAGACCTGATCGGCGACGCCCATATGGTGTTCATCACCGCCGGCATGGGCGGCGGCACCGGGTCGGGCGCGGCACCGGTCATCGCCAGGGCCGCCCGCGAACAGGGGATCCTTACCATCGGCGTGGTGACCAAGCCGTTCCACTTCGAAGGCAAGCACCGCATGCACACCGCCGATCTCGGCATTGAAGCCCTGCAAGAAGAGCTCGATACCCTGATCATCATCCCCAATCAGAACCTGTTCCGCGTCGCCACCGAGCGCACCACCTTCGCCGACGCCTTCAAGATGGCCGACGGCGTGCTCAATTCCGGGGTGCGCAGCGTCACCGATCTGGTGGTGATGCCCGGCCTGATCAACCTGGATTTCGCCGATATCCGCATCGTCATGAGCGAAATGGGCAAGGCCATCATGGGCACCGGCGAGGCCGCCGGCGAAAAGCGCGCGATCGACGCCGCCGAGGCCGCCATCTCCAACCCGCTGCTGGGCGACACCTCCATAAAGGGGGCCAAGGGCGTCCTGATCAACATCACCGGCGGCATGGACATGACCTTGTTCGAGGTGGACTCGGCCGCTAACCGCATCCGCGAGGAAGTGGCCGCCGAGGCCAACATCATTTTCGGATCCACCTTCGACGACGCCCTGGCCGGCAAGATGCGGGTTTCGGTGGTAGCCACCGGAATCGCCTGA
- the mamZ gene encoding magnetosome biogenesis transporter MamZ: MPRNAEAPAKGTTADDFAPTQWNIIYLLMTVGALMAALSISIQPLLLDKIFGIAFEKEGAVNADIQVVAEIVSIVCVGWFGLLSDRIGRVRIIALGFLIAVVGAAVSLLSLQVGLAFGAAGLVLFYLTRVLLTVGADTVQLQLSTLVGDVSSRANRPRLMGNLVFMMVFGGTMLAAIVMQMADYPGGVFLIMCLPLLAGIAGFQLTRRNLRDVAPPQPASEDDEHPLRQVWTVITSDPRMQLAFAAAFYTRADVIILSLFFSLWCISVSDLVGVTRTFATAHAAVMIGLLGLAVLAAVPLWRSFIERHSRISAIGASLSLAALGYIWLGMFANPFNWLVALPLLMVGIGHAGCFVTLQVLTVDASPKPILGAMVGAGYLVGGLGTVMLVQSGGYYFDALGPRAPFILMGTGKMLVTLYAAWLLANGIDETCDHHLKSARTVDWKPLVFLTAALPFVWLVGRSVIEGYISNGSLGEAPVGFVNRYLGDWAFTFLIISLAMRPVQEITGIKTLAKYRRMIGLFAFFYAVMHVLAYVALEWALNLGDMMGDIYKRPFILLGLVAFALLIPLAFTSANSQIKRIGGKRWKKLHSATYVINALVALHFILAANHENGEPYVYAAAVIVLLWYRFHQWRGGNVLRALRIG, translated from the coding sequence ATGCCGAGGAACGCTGAGGCTCCGGCCAAGGGGACGACGGCGGACGACTTCGCCCCCACCCAATGGAACATCATCTATCTGCTGATGACCGTGGGCGCCCTGATGGCGGCGCTTTCCATTTCCATCCAGCCCCTGCTGCTGGACAAGATCTTCGGCATCGCCTTCGAAAAGGAAGGCGCCGTCAACGCCGATATCCAGGTGGTGGCGGAAATCGTCTCCATCGTCTGTGTGGGCTGGTTCGGCCTGCTGTCCGATCGCATCGGCCGGGTGCGGATCATCGCCCTGGGCTTCCTGATCGCCGTGGTCGGCGCGGCGGTATCGCTGCTCAGCCTTCAGGTAGGACTGGCCTTCGGCGCCGCCGGTCTGGTGCTGTTCTATCTGACCCGGGTGCTGCTGACCGTGGGCGCCGATACCGTCCAGTTGCAGCTGTCCACCCTGGTGGGCGATGTGTCGTCGCGCGCCAACCGGCCGCGCCTCATGGGGAATCTGGTCTTCATGATGGTGTTCGGCGGCACCATGCTGGCCGCCATCGTCATGCAGATGGCCGATTATCCCGGCGGCGTCTTCCTCATCATGTGCCTGCCGCTGCTGGCCGGAATCGCCGGTTTCCAGCTGACGCGGCGCAATCTGCGGGACGTGGCCCCGCCCCAGCCGGCCTCGGAAGACGACGAACATCCGCTGCGGCAGGTCTGGACGGTGATCACCAGCGATCCGCGCATGCAGCTGGCCTTCGCCGCCGCCTTCTACACCCGCGCCGACGTGATCATCCTCAGCCTGTTCTTCTCGCTGTGGTGCATTTCCGTTTCCGATCTGGTGGGGGTGACCCGCACCTTCGCCACCGCCCATGCCGCCGTGATGATCGGCCTGCTGGGGCTGGCGGTGCTGGCGGCGGTGCCGCTATGGCGCAGCTTCATCGAACGGCACAGCCGCATTTCCGCCATCGGCGCCAGCCTGTCCCTGGCGGCGCTGGGCTATATCTGGCTGGGCATGTTCGCCAATCCCTTCAACTGGCTGGTGGCGCTGCCGCTGCTGATGGTGGGAATCGGCCATGCGGGATGTTTCGTGACCCTTCAGGTTCTGACCGTGGACGCCTCGCCCAAGCCGATCCTGGGGGCCATGGTGGGAGCCGGTTATCTGGTCGGCGGCCTGGGAACCGTCATGCTGGTCCAAAGCGGCGGCTATTATTTCGACGCCCTCGGCCCCCGCGCCCCGTTCATCTTGATGGGAACGGGCAAGATGCTGGTGACCCTTTACGCCGCCTGGCTGCTGGCCAACGGCATCGACGAAACCTGCGACCATCATCTGAAATCGGCCCGCACAGTGGATTGGAAGCCGCTGGTATTCCTGACCGCCGCACTGCCCTTCGTCTGGCTGGTGGGACGCAGCGTCATCGAGGGCTATATCTCCAACGGGTCCCTGGGCGAGGCCCCCGTCGGCTTCGTCAACCGCTATCTCGGCGATTGGGCCTTCACCTTCTTGATTATTTCCCTGGCCATGCGTCCGGTCCAGGAAATCACCGGCATCAAGACCCTGGCCAAATACCGGCGCATGATCGGGCTGTTCGCCTTTTTCTACGCGGTGATGCACGTCTTGGCCTATGTCGCCTTGGAATGGGCGCTCAATCTGGGCGACATGATGGGCGACATCTACAAGCGGCCGTTCATCTTGCTCGGTCTGGTGGCGTTCGCGCTGCTGATTCCACTGGCCTTCACCTCGGCCAACAGCCAGATCAAGCGGATCGGCGGCAAGCGCTGGAAGAAACTGCACAGTGCTACTTATGTGATCAACGCCCTGGTGGCGCTCCACTTCATCCTTGCCGCCAATCACGAAAACGGCGAACCCTATGTCTATGCGGCGGCCGTCATCGTTTTGCTGTGGTATCGCTTTCACCAGTGGCGGGGCGGGAACGTGCTGCGCGCCCTGCGGATCGGCTGA
- the mamX gene encoding magnetosome protein MamX has protein sequence MALGIAFSMALVLTAVFNANPWEDHTYDLAPPIVAGMPAPHRDGREKMVCSSCHIVTPPAIGTGPGSGTLPIVQGTPAPHVDGREKMPCASCHTIVKKGSVAKGAKAAPLPAAVTPGMPLPEAVSVALAVAPAPAAVPLGNEAHERMVPFRYQGKVVSIAGAGARSVWGDIYIQINDGINPPIWIDLAPRWYLQAEGCVVRPGMFVKGTAFRDPTQAAAGLDYAMSVMANGEICALRDNHLNGLWANAGGMDAEER, from the coding sequence ATGGCGCTGGGCATTGCCTTCAGCATGGCCCTGGTCCTGACCGCCGTGTTCAACGCCAATCCCTGGGAGGACCACACCTACGATCTGGCCCCGCCCATCGTCGCCGGAATGCCCGCCCCCCATCGCGACGGCCGCGAGAAGATGGTCTGCTCCAGCTGCCACATCGTCACCCCCCCGGCCATCGGCACCGGACCGGGATCGGGAACCCTGCCCATCGTCCAGGGAACCCCGGCGCCCCATGTGGACGGCCGCGAAAAAATGCCCTGCGCCAGCTGCCACACCATCGTGAAGAAAGGCAGCGTCGCCAAGGGCGCCAAGGCGGCGCCGCTTCCGGCGGCGGTCACACCGGGCATGCCCCTGCCCGAGGCGGTGAGCGTGGCCCTGGCGGTGGCTCCGGCCCCCGCCGCCGTCCCCCTGGGCAATGAAGCCCACGAACGGATGGTGCCCTTCCGCTATCAGGGCAAGGTCGTGAGCATCGCCGGAGCCGGAGCCCGCTCAGTCTGGGGCGACATCTACATCCAGATCAACGACGGCATCAATCCGCCCATCTGGATCGACCTGGCCCCGCGCTGGTATCTGCAGGCCGAGGGCTGCGTGGTTCGTCCCGGCATGTTCGTCAAGGGCACCGCCTTCCGCGATCCGACCCAAGCCGCCGCAGGACTGGATTACGCCATGAGCGTCATGGCCAACGGCGAAATCTGCGCCTTGCGCGACAATCACCTCAACGGCCTTTGGGCGAATGCGGGAGGCATGGATGCCGAGGAACGCTGA
- the mamY gene encoding liposome tubulation protein MamY: MLPHEFFIVLLSIALPIGLTVLILMLSRIVKSVDTLKSEVTTLSRNDVSSEGSVAMLADLFREHRAAIAAQVEAQVEATTQLIRLNQEGRALAAPAQASGTDEAMTLLAQLFREHREAVAAQLEAQASATAQLVQVTRDSRDGIVDELRSQRVLSQEITQELSQITQSRTVAPAPPGLDPSQRIDRMRALAEVLGLALNDLSMTATQVLTEHLNAAHGDRDGTRKFISTLTTAYFAGDKNVFFRSLVQEAVNRSEQLRRCAEDTESVRQQISKILREAREIRSLVAACDPNDLVRIVFEDGELWALEKALAEHFLIDGSPVWTETAPDSGMD, translated from the coding sequence ATGCTTCCCCATGAATTCTTCATCGTGCTGCTGTCCATCGCCTTGCCGATCGGACTGACCGTCCTGATTCTCATGCTCTCGCGGATCGTGAAAAGCGTGGACACCTTGAAATCCGAGGTGACAACCCTGTCCCGGAACGATGTGTCGTCGGAGGGCTCCGTGGCCATGCTGGCCGACCTGTTCCGCGAGCATCGCGCCGCCATCGCCGCCCAGGTGGAGGCCCAGGTGGAAGCGACCACCCAGCTGATCCGGCTGAACCAGGAGGGCCGCGCCCTTGCCGCGCCCGCGCAGGCATCCGGCACCGACGAGGCCATGACCTTGCTGGCCCAGCTGTTCCGCGAGCATCGCGAGGCGGTGGCCGCCCAGTTGGAGGCCCAGGCATCGGCCACCGCCCAGCTGGTCCAGGTGACCCGCGACAGCCGCGACGGCATCGTCGATGAGCTGCGCTCCCAGCGGGTGCTGTCGCAAGAGATCACCCAGGAATTGTCCCAGATCACCCAAAGCCGCACCGTCGCGCCGGCGCCCCCCGGCCTCGACCCGTCGCAGCGGATCGACCGCATGCGGGCCTTGGCCGAGGTTCTGGGGCTGGCCCTCAACGATCTGTCCATGACCGCCACCCAGGTGCTGACCGAACATCTGAACGCCGCCCATGGCGACCGGGACGGAACGCGGAAATTCATCTCGACCCTGACCACCGCCTATTTCGCCGGCGACAAGAACGTCTTTTTCCGCAGCTTGGTCCAAGAAGCAGTCAACCGCTCGGAACAGCTGCGCCGTTGCGCCGAGGACACCGAAAGCGTCCGCCAGCAGATTTCCAAAATCTTGCGCGAAGCCCGCGAGATCCGCTCCCTGGTGGCCGCCTGCGATCCCAACGACCTCGTCCGTATCGTCTTCGAGGACGGCGAGTTGTGGGCCTTGGAAAAAGCCCTAGCCGAACACTTCCTGATCGACGGAAGCCCCGTCTGGACGGAAACCGCGCCCGATTCCGGCATGGACTGA
- a CDS encoding protein phosphatase 2C domain-containing protein, producing MLTWTAQGRSIVKPRNDSYADGDRLRWRQNEDRLRLARIPNGLLAAVSDGAGGAGLFCGPWAETLVSRLPKTPIAGVNALNQWMDGFCLGFRSEYAALSKATPARYSKFIREGSFATLAAGWLVHRQGRVRLRWMGYGDSQMMVFDRTGRQPVLATCYPASLSALDRAPFLLNWKDLPHDSGFHAGEMVLPDRATVVLASDGIGQYLLLRTLAGQPRPAAAAGLAGEFQRLSGTGESKLATAARAHRATPGPGLSAELTDLRDCLKSDQAFADRVRALCGKGLLANDDCTLIMIDVDLARPR from the coding sequence ATGCTCACTTGGACGGCCCAGGGCCGCTCGATCGTCAAGCCCCGCAACGACAGCTACGCCGATGGCGACAGGCTGCGGTGGCGGCAAAACGAAGACCGGCTGCGGCTGGCTCGGATTCCCAACGGCCTGCTGGCCGCCGTCTCCGACGGAGCCGGAGGGGCGGGGCTGTTCTGCGGCCCCTGGGCCGAAACGCTGGTGAGCCGCCTGCCCAAGACCCCCATCGCCGGGGTGAATGCGCTGAACCAGTGGATGGACGGGTTCTGCCTGGGCTTTCGCTCGGAATACGCCGCCTTGTCCAAGGCCACTCCCGCCCGGTACAGCAAGTTCATCCGGGAAGGCTCGTTCGCCACGCTGGCGGCCGGCTGGCTCGTCCATCGTCAGGGCCGGGTCCGGCTGCGATGGATGGGCTATGGCGACAGCCAGATGATGGTGTTCGACCGCACCGGGCGCCAGCCTGTCCTGGCGACCTGTTATCCCGCCAGTTTATCGGCGCTGGATCGAGCGCCCTTCTTGCTCAACTGGAAGGATCTGCCACACGATTCCGGATTCCATGCCGGGGAAATGGTATTGCCGGATCGGGCGACGGTGGTGCTGGCGTCGGACGGGATCGGCCAGTATCTGCTGCTGCGGACCCTGGCCGGTCAGCCCCGCCCCGCGGCGGCGGCGGGGCTGGCGGGAGAATTCCAGCGGCTGTCCGGCACCGGCGAGAGCAAGCTTGCCACGGCCGCCCGTGCCCATCGCGCCACGCCGGGGCCCGGCCTGTCCGCCGAGCTGACGGACCTGCGCGATTGCCTCAAATCCGATCAAGCCTTCGCCGATCGGGTCCGCGCCCTGTGCGGCAAGGGGCTGCTGGCCAATGACGATTGCACGTTGATCATGATCGACGTCGATCTTGCCCGGCCCCGGTAA
- a CDS encoding protein kinase domain-containing protein, whose protein sequence is MPLPLINDYKAAIANAKGRFATLDVRPHLDARCSPVFLAGNFAGVFKMVTPEGEHVAVKCFTREVSDLPRRYAAVAKFCRTAQCPYVVPLRFLPAEVFVTSSVAPHADYAVVTMPWVEGRGLGAVVQILCQRENAPALAGLTRAWSRLCLDLLQRGVAHGDLKHDNVLVGQDGALKLIDYDSMYLPELKGLASTMLGGVNFQHPRREVRHFDGTIDHFSMLVILLSLRALTFQPDLLKRHHNGENLVLTKSDFTRPDSSDLLRQWALSPDFHVRDWTEHLIKAAKAPMIGIAAMEALLKAAAKVEAVPAKPPTKRLLSFFS, encoded by the coding sequence ATGCCGCTTCCCCTGATCAACGATTACAAGGCAGCCATCGCCAACGCCAAAGGGCGTTTCGCGACCCTGGACGTCCGGCCGCATCTGGATGCCCGCTGCAGTCCGGTCTTCCTGGCGGGAAACTTCGCCGGGGTGTTCAAGATGGTGACCCCGGAGGGGGAGCATGTGGCGGTCAAATGCTTCACCCGCGAAGTCTCGGATCTGCCGCGCCGCTATGCCGCCGTGGCTAAGTTCTGCCGGACCGCCCAATGCCCCTATGTGGTGCCCCTGCGGTTTCTTCCGGCGGAGGTCTTCGTGACCTCCAGCGTCGCCCCCCATGCCGATTACGCGGTGGTGACCATGCCCTGGGTCGAGGGTCGGGGCCTGGGGGCCGTCGTCCAGATCCTGTGTCAGCGGGAAAACGCTCCCGCCCTGGCCGGATTGACCCGGGCGTGGAGTCGTCTGTGCCTGGATTTGCTGCAACGGGGCGTCGCCCATGGCGATCTGAAGCACGACAACGTCCTGGTCGGACAGGATGGCGCCCTGAAGCTGATCGACTATGATTCCATGTATCTGCCGGAGTTGAAGGGGCTGGCCTCGACCATGCTGGGGGGCGTCAATTTCCAGCACCCCCGGCGTGAGGTCCGGCATTTCGACGGGACCATCGACCATTTTTCCATGCTGGTGATTTTGCTGTCCCTGCGGGCCTTGACCTTCCAGCCCGATTTGCTGAAGCGTCATCACAACGGCGAGAATCTCGTCCTGACCAAAAGCGATTTCACCCGGCCGGACAGTTCGGATCTGTTGCGGCAATGGGCGCTCAGCCCGGACTTCCATGTCCGCGACTGGACGGAACATCTGATCAAGGCTGCCAAGGCTCCTATGATCGGGATCGCCGCCATGGAAGCCCTATTGAAGGCGGCGGCAAAAGTCGAGGCCGTTCCGGCCAAGCCACCCACCAAACGACTCCTCTCATTTTTTTCCTGA